The Manihot esculenta cultivar AM560-2 chromosome 1, M.esculenta_v8, whole genome shotgun sequence genome has a window encoding:
- the LOC110621322 gene encoding brassinosteroid-responsive RING protein 1 — MGFPVGYTELLLPKILIHTLSFLGFVRKIICTLFRYLGLPDFLEPDISWSETPPRIPEFYSVSAVLIREILPVVKFSDLVDPPDSCAVCLYEFEDQDEIRRLTNCRHIFHRSCLDRWVGYDQKTCPLCRTPVIPEDMQEAFNERLWAASGIPEFYGEYSQIASL, encoded by the coding sequence ATGGGCTTCCCTGTAGGCTACACGGAGCTTCTACTCCCAAAAATACTAATCCACACTCTTTCTTTTCTGGGTTTCGTTCGGAAAATCATATGCACTCTCTTTCGCTATCTGGGTCTCCCTGATTTTCTTGAACCTGACATTTCTTGGTCAGAAACTCCTCCAAGGATCCCTGAGTTCTACTCTGTTTCTGCTGTTCTCATACGCGAGATCCTCCCAGTCGTCAAGTTCTCTGACCTGGTCGACCCGCCTGACAGCTGTGCTGTTTGTCTCTACGAGTTTGAAGACCAAGATGAGATCAGACGACTCACCAACTGCCGCCATATCTTCCACCGGAGTTGCTTGGACCGGTGGGTCGGATACGATCAGAAAACTTGCCCACTTTGCCGAACGCCGGTGATTCCTGAAGATATGCAGGAGGCTTTCAATGAAAGACTATGGGCTGCTTCTGGGATTCCTGAGTTTTATGGCGAGTATTCTCAAATAGCTTCCTTGTAG